tgtgtgtatgaaattaaattttatatgattataaaaaaacataCCTAAAACACGAAACACTAACACTCTTCGAAAATAAacatcctgattttttttttttttctttataaaaataaataaataaaaaaatatttgagaaGAGTGGCACAATAAGAATCTCATTTTCTCTTACGTTTGAGCAATGTGACATTAAGTGATTTCCATTTCTTACTAAACTTCGTGACCTTATAAAACTTTTTTGAGAATTCGtctgcagggggagggggtgggcttCGTTATATAAACTGAATCAACTTTTttaatctattccttttttttctctctttttttttttttttttttgctggatcCACGTTttttggggatgggggggggggtgaggtcaaTGTCCTTGATAGATACTGTAAATTTGGTGTATTTACAATTAAAGCATACAGTAAATACTACTTAATTGATTTACGTTCATTTCTTAATTGTATAATAGTTATTTGATGTTActgaatatagaaagatagacagatagagggaaagatggattaatagatagatagacattcagacagacaaatagacagacagacagatagacaaatagatagatagatagatggataaacagacagacagagaaatagataaacagacagatatatacatgtatatatagatatagatatagatatagatacagatacaaatgtAAATCATTTTAACAGTAACAGTCATTTTGGTATTCAGTTAGTAaggattatcatatttatcataaatgAAACTATATCGATCTTCGGTATCGTGTATGaaggtattactgttattattattactttttttatcatttttactaatatattattattgccattatccttaatgatttttattatcacttttgtagtagtagtagtggtactagtcatatcatcatcattattcttattaataaccattaccactatcacttAATCACTTACATCACCTCTGTTACTCAAATAAAGACCGAATAAAACTGGAATAGTTCTCTATTTAGCCATTCCTGGAATTCTCAACGAGTGACCTGATTGGCTAGTATTGTGTGACGTCAGTTAGCTCCACCCACTTTCCTCTAGTGCTGGTGTATTCTGTCAAGTGTTTacctgatattttttttgttgacaATGGTGTATTGTGCTCCTGCGACATGCAATGATACCCGGGGAAAACATAATGCATATTGTAAATCGTGTTTACGTGTATtcgtatgtgttttatatgtatatgctcatttgtctccatttacaaatatatatcaatataattactcgTATCTATAGTTTCGCAATGTTATATACTTTGTCTGATTTCAGTTTATTTCTTATTAAATCGTAAAGCATCTATGTATTTCATGGAATATATGTTGTTCATTTCGTTCTATTAAATACACTTGCATTTCAAGgtaaagttataatgatagtccTTGACAAGGGAGGAGAAAATGTTCAGTTGTTAAGTTGCTTTTCGAGCTTCCTCTCAACTCGGCCATTCAAAGCAAAGAAGTTGTTAGTTGTTTGGGAATAGTTCTGGGTAACATGACGAACATTCCAGCGTctggtttgtttgtctttgttattgtgattataactTCCAGCTGCATGAATGCTGTGTAGAATACTGGCTGTTGGATGTGTAATTTTGGGATTGATTTACCGATTATCTTGAAATGCGTAAGATGTGATACatgaataaaacatacacacacacacacacacacacacacacacacacacacacacacacacacacacacacacacacacacacacacacacacacacgcacgcacacacacacacacatacaacacgcataaatatagactctctctctctccctctctctctctctctctctctctctctctctctctctctctctctctctctctcctcggaaaAACATTTGCCAATCTAAACCTAATATCTGTTTTTCAGTTGCCAAAAGTATAATTGGATCATGTCATATGAAGGCATATTGCCAGAAGCATATTTCGCCTATGCTGACATTGAGCCTCATGCATTAAGGTTTCAAATTTATATTCTCGAATGTTCTCGTATATTTTAAGCCTAACACATTATAAaagaaggtatgaatgggaatttaCATCACAGTACAAGGTGTGTAACTGACAGACTTCGAGGAAAATGGCATAACACAATACGTATTTCTATATTTGGTCTGCAATATCCTGTTCATTACGGATGGTATATTTCTGGAACAAAATCGCGAGAAACGACACTCGATCCAGACGCATTCGAGATGGAAGAAAAATTATCAAACCactaattgttatcatattttgtcaatatatatctatttatacgtatagcatgtttatctccctttctcaagAAGGgagcgaaagcgagcgagagagagagagagagacggagggagggagggagtgggtgagagagagagagttgaaagagagaaagagagagagagagagagggagagagagagagagagagagagagagagagagagagagagagagagagagagagagagagagagagagagagagagacggagggagggagggagtgggtgagagagagagagttgaaagagagaaagagagagagagagagagagagagagggagagagagagagagagagagagagagagagagagagagagagagagagagagagagagagagagagagagagaaagcgagaaagaatagagagagagagaacactgagTGTACATTTTGTGTAGTCACTATTAATTCATCAATATATTATATCTGCACAATATATGACATGCATTCCGTATGTGAAGTcagccactaaaaaaaaaaaaaaaaaaaaaaaaggctctgcATAAACGTAACTGAAGAAGGTGCCTCCTCTAACAACTGGACAAGGGAAAAGGTAGCCTGTATTCAGTTACCAAGCCCTATGATGTTACTGTACAGCTGGAAAGGATGAAAAATGGTGGTCGGTGACGCaggtgtgtttttctctctctctctctctctctctctctctctctctctctctctctctctctctctctctctctctctcttgtatttcatgttttttttttttttcttaagttttaGGTATTTAAATCTAGAAGCTATTGAAAGTTATCTAGATTTCTGCCCTTTAAGTTGTATTTTCCACCATTTTCTTTTGTCATGAGAGAGAATTTATTGTTTCACGTTAGTTTCATGTTAATTGTAAGTTCCTTGTGATAATATGAAATCTGGaattggattttattttttctagaacgcttttatttttgttttgtgctaATTTGGATATTTAATTTAGtttggtatttttattaaaatattatataaacatttttattttattttcataactgtAAAGCAACACTCTGgtttaattatttaaaaaaacaaaaaacttatataaaatacatacatataccgaaaACATTCTCTGTATTTTCTGGCATTTCTTACATGACCAATATCCATTTCTCTTTAATCCTccgctttccctcttccctaccttcctctctccaatgctctctattcctcctcctatcccattATCCACCACATCCTTTTCACACCATTCTTTCACCCCCCTTCTTCGTTatttccatccctctatctcccttgttctcttccaccctcctcgcTTCGTCCCTCGCTTCGTAGCAGCTTCCGAAGTCATTATTTAACTTCGGTGACTCGATCAGATTTTATCCGGAGTAAGAACAACAAGACGCGGGTGGGTAGGATGCGGTGCGGGAGAGTGCAGATTGAGGGCGTGTGGGCAATGTTTAGGTGTGGGGATGGTGTGGGGTTTGTTGGGGTGTGGGGAATTTTGGGGTGTGGGGATGGTGTGGGGAATGTTCGGGTGTGGGAAATGGTGGGGTGTGGGGAATGTTGGAgtgtggggatggtgagggcaaTGTTGGAGTGTGGGGATGGTGTGGGGAATGATGGAGTGTGGGGAATGTTGAATTATGGGGGTGGTTAgattgtgggggtgtggggaatgCTAGGTTGTGGGGATGGttggagacagaaaatgagaatttggtaaacatatagagaaaatgagataaatcGTTCGGATGAGAAGACacagtaaataaatggataggggAAATAtgcgataggtagataaatgaggaaagatacaatagatagatagatgaatggcaaaaagatggatagacagttcaataagaaaaaatatttagagaATTATACCAGTGACAAAGAGGAAAGTACATACTTTAGAATTAGGTAAGAAATAATTACTTATTCGAAGGTCTCATATTTagcagtgtttttgttgttgttttttcctttttaatgcaAGAAATAACAGAAGGCATTAATGTTGTAAAAGATGAACAACTTGAAAGAATACCTATACCAGAAATGAACGTTGATTATCTTTTCATAggacccattatatatatatatatatatatatatatatatatatatatatatatatgtctgcgtgtgtgtgtgtgtgtgtgcttgtgtgagtgtgtgtgtgagtgtgcgtgtgtgtgtgtgtgtgtgtgtgtgtgtgtgtgtgtgtgtgtgtgtgtgtgtgtgtgtgtgtgagtgtgtgtgtgtgtgcgtgtgtgagtgtgtgtatgtgtgtgtgtgtgtgtgtgtgtgtgtgttctccttcatcttctttttcttcttcttcttcctcttcgtttaacGTAGCTCTATATACAAAAGTTTGGGACAGGTTTGATCTGAgtccgaaagagagggagagagagagagagagagagagagagagagagagagagagagagagggagaaagaaagatgagatgagatataaactatacaaaataaaaaatgatcaagaaaaaaaaacatctatctttccattacgcaacccccacccccccattagaaaataaacaaacaaaacaaaataatcaaaatataaatacatataaataactaagCCTTTTCGAGCGTCTGTGAACGGAATGGAACTGTCAAATAAAGTTTACGAAAACCTATTCACTTCTAAAATGGCTGCTCTTTTCTTTAGTTTCCTTTGTC
Above is a window of Penaeus chinensis breed Huanghai No. 1 chromosome 19, ASM1920278v2, whole genome shotgun sequence DNA encoding:
- the LOC125035013 gene encoding protein TRACHEARY ELEMENT DIFFERENTIATION-RELATED 7A-like, which encodes MHNSSDNYLSQNLLKRKNRSIMRRTHVIVRHHSPHPHNLTTPIIQHSPHSIIPHTIPTLQHCPHHPHTPTFPTPHHFPHPNIPHTIPTPQNSPHPNKPHTIPTPKHCPHALNLHSPAPHPTHPRLVVLTPDKI